A region of the Cyanobacterium stanieri LEGE 03274 genome:
TCTTGTGCTAGACTATCCATAATTTCTGGACTTGATTGATCATTGGAGGCATAAACCAAAATTCCTGCTAATTGACTATCTGCATATCTAGTATATTCATCGTCAATATTAAAGTTGCCACTTTCGTCAAAATAGAGGTGAAATGTTGTCATTTTTTTATGTTCTCCGAGGAATAATAATTAAGATGTATTTCTCCAATAAATTAGAGGTGTTGGTTATAACGTAGATTTTTGTAAAATAACGGGTAGTCTGGTGCTAATGTGCGATCGCCCTTACACTAATCATGAATCTAATAATTTAAGATCATAGGATTTGCAAGAATATTAACCTGTGGGTTAAAAACAAGTTAACTTAATATTCATAATACATAATCATATTGTTAATATTTTTTAATCTTTGTAGAGAGAAGCAATTGCTACACTTATGGTTGACAATGCTGTAGTATTTTGTGAAATAAATTATGAATAAGCCTATTAAAATCATATCTTGTCTGGGCACGGGAAACTATGAGGAAACCACCTACAATCATCCTCAATTTCCCGAAATAAATCAGCAGGTAAAAACTTGTTTTATTCAAGAGGCAGTATGTGATTTTTATCAAGCTCAGTCAGTATATGTTTTACTGACTAATGGTGCTAAAAAAAGGAATTGGGATGCTTTACAGGAAATTTTTGCGAATAAAAAAAATGTGGAATTAATACCTTTAGGTATTCCAGAAAATAATACCCCTGAAGATATTTGGACTATTTTTAATGTTATTACTAATGCGATCGAACCTAATGATGAAATTGTATTTGACATTACCCATAGTTTTCGCTCAATTCCCATGGTAGTGTTATTATCCATTAGTTATTTAAGAACTATCAATAATGTAAAGGTAAAAGGTTTTGTTTATGGGGCTTATGATCCCAGTAAAAAAGGACAGGATATGCCTACTTTTGACTTATTACCTATTATGAGTTTACTTGATTGGATTACGGCAACGGATCAATTTGTTAAGACTGGAAATGGTAAACAATTAGTTAATTTACTCACGGAAAATCAAGAGGAAAATTCAACAACCCTTGAGTTAGCTACTAAAATACAAAGTATTAGTCAGGGCTTACAATTGTTGCGTCCTCGGGAT
Encoded here:
- the csx2 gene encoding TIGR02221 family CRISPR-associated protein, giving the protein MNKPIKIISCLGTGNYEETTYNHPQFPEINQQVKTCFIQEAVCDFYQAQSVYVLLTNGAKKRNWDALQEIFANKKNVELIPLGIPENNTPEDIWTIFNVITNAIEPNDEIVFDITHSFRSIPMVVLLSISYLRTINNVKVKGFVYGAYDPSKKGQDMPTFDLLPIMSLLDWITATDQFVKTGNGKQLVNLLTENQEENSTTLELATKIQSISQGLQLLRPRDVIKEASTLDDAIQKAKESVIKELPPFEKLLGKVKEDYHNLGVNLEDGDEKQDLINMLNMIEWYYKKDKIVQSICLAREWLVSFVCYQLNLKLDSINIDSSNSGERWEAELLLNGGTNKKDKYTSKYLEQWNELDTDPDAPLTKTLKDIWANQLLLSNLRNDVLHAGFRKEPRAASDIEKRFVLIIDELKKLAESI